A region from the Candidatus Binatia bacterium genome encodes:
- a CDS encoding SDR family oxidoreductase has protein sequence MKLESKVAIVTGAGRNIGEEIAKRFAAEGARVAVVDLDKGRGEKVAAEINAAHKDRALAVVCDVSSAADVEKMVRTVDEKWRCGIDILVNNAAWTDRKNIFDLTEEEWDKVMGVTLKSVFLCVKSVARVMVDHKRKGCIVNIASTSGYVGRPDATAYTAAKGGVLNLTRSLAVQLAPHGIRVNSVTPNRIGSPVGEDAVPENRYVKNLVGRKGVPADVAAAVLFFCLEESDFITAADLLVDGGALAVMS, from the coding sequence ATGAAACTGGAAAGTAAAGTGGCGATCGTCACCGGCGCGGGGAGAAATATCGGCGAGGAGATCGCCAAGAGATTCGCCGCGGAAGGCGCGCGCGTGGCGGTCGTCGATCTCGACAAGGGGAGGGGAGAAAAGGTGGCGGCGGAGATCAACGCGGCGCACAAAGACCGGGCGCTCGCGGTCGTGTGCGACGTGTCGTCGGCCGCGGACGTGGAAAAAATGGTCCGGACCGTCGATGAGAAATGGCGCTGCGGCATCGATATTTTGGTCAACAACGCCGCCTGGACCGACCGAAAGAACATTTTCGACCTCACCGAGGAGGAATGGGACAAGGTGATGGGCGTGACGCTGAAGAGCGTGTTTCTCTGCGTCAAGTCCGTCGCGCGCGTGATGGTGGATCACAAACGCAAGGGGTGCATCGTCAACATCGCCTCGACTTCGGGCTACGTCGGCCGCCCCGACGCCACCGCCTACACGGCGGCCAAAGGCGGGGTGCTGAACCTCACGCGCTCGCTCGCCGTGCAGCTCGCCCCGCACGGCATCCGCGTCAATTCGGTCACGCCGAACCGCATCGGCTCGCCGGTAGGCGAGGACGCCGTGCCCGAGAACCGCTACGTCAAGAATCTCGTCGGGCGCAAGGGAGTGCCCGCCGATGTCGCGGCGGCCGTGCTGTTTTTCTGCCTGGAGGAATCGGACTTCATCACCGCCGCCGATCTCCTGGTGGACGGCGGCGCGCTGGCGGTTATGAGCTAG
- a CDS encoding extracellular solute-binding protein has product MRRLDSVRFLLVLSTFIVPLPSFLDLTALSAAVGADLPAAIAEGAKKEREVVVYGATPTRAMRPIMRQFEKNYGIKVNNWRGDAEEIVARVESQAKNGKILFDVVLGHEAVMATLERKGRLEPFELPAAQRFAKHFLHPEHKITPWAALPIGINFNTDRLTPKQAPKSWEDLHDPKWKKKFAMPHPGQHATMLQFLLNLEKLLGPKWLAVVEGWARQKPQLTGGFPEEIPLLTSGQAPLGIGTIKDKFQFAAPIDYVRMNRYLASLSFVAVAHGAPHPNAARLFADFFVKPEPQEIFAKLGEYVLHPDVEGRFRNDVTDDQIVAMRPLTAAEKETWKKKFGEMFKGQ; this is encoded by the coding sequence ATGCGCCGGCTCGATAGTGTCAGGTTCCTGCTTGTCCTTTCCACGTTTATTGTTCCTCTACCGTCGTTTTTGGACCTCACGGCGCTTTCCGCGGCTGTCGGCGCCGATCTCCCGGCCGCGATCGCGGAAGGCGCAAAGAAGGAGCGCGAGGTCGTCGTCTACGGCGCCACCCCGACACGGGCCATGCGGCCCATCATGCGCCAGTTCGAAAAAAACTACGGCATCAAGGTCAATAATTGGCGCGGCGACGCCGAAGAGATCGTCGCTCGCGTCGAATCGCAGGCCAAGAACGGCAAAATTCTCTTCGACGTGGTTTTGGGCCACGAGGCGGTGATGGCGACGCTCGAGCGAAAGGGGCGCCTTGAGCCGTTCGAGCTCCCGGCCGCCCAGCGCTTCGCCAAGCATTTCCTTCACCCCGAGCACAAGATAACGCCCTGGGCGGCACTGCCCATCGGCATTAACTTCAACACCGATCGGCTCACGCCGAAGCAAGCACCCAAGTCGTGGGAGGATCTGCACGATCCTAAGTGGAAGAAAAAATTCGCCATGCCCCATCCCGGGCAGCACGCGACCATGCTGCAGTTCCTTCTCAACCTGGAAAAACTTCTGGGACCCAAATGGCTCGCCGTCGTGGAGGGGTGGGCGCGGCAAAAGCCGCAGTTGACCGGCGGCTTTCCGGAAGAGATTCCGCTCCTCACTTCGGGCCAGGCGCCGCTCGGCATCGGCACCATCAAAGACAAATTCCAGTTTGCCGCGCCGATCGATTACGTAAGAATGAACCGGTATCTGGCCTCCCTCAGCTTCGTCGCCGTCGCGCACGGCGCGCCGCACCCGAACGCGGCGCGCCTGTTCGCCGACTTTTTTGTCAAGCCGGAGCCCCAGGAGATATTCGCCAAGCTGGGCGAGTACGTCCTGCATCCCGACGTCGAAGGGCGTTTCAGAAACGACGTGACCGACGACCAGATCGTGGCCATGAGACCGCTGACGGCAGCGGAAAAGGAAACCTGGAAAAAGAAGTTCGGCGAAATGTTCAAAGGACAATAA
- a CDS encoding NAD(P)-dependent oxidoreductase codes for MAKVFVFAPADPTGESDNILRDNGCDLVKGAANWDTPQGDSELEMAKLAEGADALVGTSIRSTPITQKIMQAAKNLRIVAKYTIGVDDVDVDAATELGILVAHSPTESNWGGVAEGAITNMLALMKKVRERDRYLKENPQAWRNLDYQGTYFGSRASDGYPGITLGIIGLGRIGGRIAKLMRPWEMRIIGYDPYVPDSKFAELGVKRVDLPTLLKTSDVVTLHVVLTKETRHMIGAAELALMKPAAILVNTSRGFCVDEKALIEALEKNKIAGAALDVFENEPLAAESSLRKMGDKVLISPHMISSNVGSGLKPGVAWATRSVLAALRGEVPDNVYNKEVIAQWQSRFGGKRII; via the coding sequence ATGGCCAAGGTGTTCGTTTTCGCGCCTGCGGATCCGACCGGAGAGAGCGACAACATTCTCAGGGACAACGGCTGCGACCTCGTGAAGGGCGCGGCCAACTGGGACACGCCCCAGGGAGACAGCGAGCTGGAGATGGCGAAGCTCGCCGAAGGGGCCGACGCCCTGGTGGGAACGTCGATCCGCAGCACGCCGATCACGCAGAAGATCATGCAGGCCGCGAAGAATCTCCGCATCGTCGCCAAGTACACGATCGGCGTGGACGACGTGGACGTGGATGCGGCGACCGAGCTGGGCATTCTCGTCGCGCACTCGCCGACCGAATCGAACTGGGGAGGGGTCGCCGAGGGCGCGATCACGAACATGCTGGCGCTGATGAAGAAAGTCCGCGAGAGGGACCGCTATTTAAAGGAAAATCCGCAGGCGTGGCGGAACCTCGACTACCAGGGAACCTACTTCGGCTCGCGCGCGAGCGACGGCTACCCGGGCATCACGCTCGGCATTATCGGTCTCGGGAGGATCGGCGGCCGGATCGCCAAGCTGATGCGCCCGTGGGAAATGAGGATCATCGGCTACGATCCCTACGTTCCCGACTCTAAGTTCGCCGAGCTCGGCGTGAAGCGAGTGGACCTCCCGACGCTTCTCAAGACTTCAGATGTGGTCACCTTGCACGTCGTCTTGACCAAAGAGACGCGCCATATGATCGGCGCGGCCGAGCTCGCGCTGATGAAGCCGGCGGCGATTTTGGTCAACACGTCGCGCGGCTTTTGCGTGGATGAGAAGGCGTTGATCGAAGCGCTCGAAAAAAACAAGATCGCGGGCGCCGCGCTCGACGTCTTCGAGAACGAGCCGCTGGCCGCGGAAAGCTCGCTCAGAAAAATGGGCGACAAGGTCTTGATCTCGCCGCATATGATCTCCTCCAACGTCGGCAGCGGCCTCAAGCCCGGCGTCGCCTGGGCGACTCGGTCGGTTCTCGCCGCGCTCCGCGGCGAAGTGCCGGACAACGTCTATAATAAGGAAGTCATCGCGCAGTGGCAGAGCCGGTTCGGAGGGAAGAGGATCATTTGA
- a CDS encoding nuclease-related domain-containing protein → MKILNAIGLFTPVLAVSLDQAKAFRQRWFPPRGKDSAVAEALARLGDDYILVEDVPLPRGKGNLDYFVIGPKALFAIEANDDAGEVKCEGYECYVNRRRIPSLCRHAKNKAVAARNSLAGLSARKEEVPAVHALVVLTNPGATAKLHQPAVPVLRVEQLVEYIQDYKPASARAPRDIEEMRAIVRHLRSLGPKPAASRFLNFLRLA, encoded by the coding sequence GTGAAAATTCTCAACGCTATCGGTTTGTTTACGCCGGTGTTGGCAGTTTCTCTCGACCAAGCCAAGGCTTTCCGGCAGCGCTGGTTTCCGCCGCGGGGAAAAGATTCGGCCGTCGCGGAAGCGCTGGCGCGACTGGGGGACGACTACATCTTGGTTGAGGATGTCCCGCTGCCGCGGGGCAAGGGCAACCTCGACTATTTCGTGATCGGGCCGAAGGCTCTGTTCGCTATCGAGGCCAACGATGACGCCGGAGAAGTAAAATGCGAGGGGTACGAGTGTTACGTCAACCGGCGGAGAATTCCGAGTCTCTGCCGCCACGCCAAAAACAAGGCCGTCGCCGCGCGCAATAGTCTCGCAGGGCTATCGGCAAGGAAGGAAGAGGTTCCCGCGGTGCACGCCCTCGTGGTTCTTACGAATCCGGGCGCGACGGCCAAGCTCCATCAACCGGCGGTGCCCGTTTTGAGAGTGGAGCAGTTGGTGGAATATATACAAGACTACAAGCCCGCCAGTGCCCGCGCTCCACGAGACATCGAGGAAATGCGCGCCATCGTCCGCCATCTCCGCTCTCTCGGTCCCAAACCCGCCGCTTCGCGCTTTCTCAATTTTCTTCGACTGGCGTAA
- a CDS encoding DUF3300 domain-containing protein has protein sequence MKKDKKIMKKPLAVLLAVSFLSAPAAGVSPFAAQPAEAQGYGQPQERYDRDNDERFSRQQLENLVAPVALYPDPLLAQILVAATFVDDIEDASRFVRSYRDPRAIDDQPWDVSVKAVAHYPSVIHMMADRIDWTITLGQAYVEQPEDVMASVQFLRWRAHRAGNLVSNPYHEVIVEREYVEIVPVQPEVIFVPVYEPAIIFFQPAAFITFGVGFPIGVWLNRDCDWHRHRVFYHGWRGGGHTWIDRSRPRVRINNVYVNNNFNTIRVNRDVVRRNVNVTNLSRFNSVNRDVRFDNVERRNRARGRDGDPGNFRAGRRDADNPRNDNLRGRPGVAPRTGREDRDRGQENRSSQPLDRGQQARESREENRAEAREQRERGGRQGSPAQQTPDNRSLRTPRDEQSPDGRIDRSQRGRETADQNRAEARERLRQSREQRERGARQENPTDNRSLRGREPAPQAEAPQTRQRFRDERPPQDNPANRSFRGREITPLPRVDRGQQTRENRQPPAIARPPRQQNPAPEVARPAPQGSSQGSSKDARDIGRAPRGTLREDRSVEQNTARGERGEAREKRKAIDNRNRSQGREI, from the coding sequence ATGAAGAAGGACAAAAAAATCATGAAAAAACCTTTGGCCGTTTTGCTCGCGGTGAGTTTTCTTTCGGCGCCGGCGGCGGGCGTAAGCCCGTTCGCCGCTCAGCCCGCGGAGGCGCAGGGATATGGTCAACCGCAGGAACGTTATGATCGTGATAACGATGAGCGCTTCTCGCGCCAGCAGTTGGAGAACCTCGTGGCGCCGGTGGCGCTCTATCCCGACCCTCTGCTGGCGCAGATCCTGGTCGCCGCGACCTTTGTCGATGACATCGAGGACGCGTCGCGGTTTGTGCGCAGCTATCGCGATCCCCGCGCGATCGACGATCAGCCCTGGGACGTGAGCGTCAAGGCCGTCGCCCACTATCCGTCCGTGATTCACATGATGGCCGACCGGATCGACTGGACGATCACGCTGGGCCAGGCCTACGTCGAGCAGCCCGAGGACGTGATGGCCTCGGTGCAGTTCCTGAGATGGAGGGCGCATCGCGCCGGCAACCTGGTATCGAACCCGTACCACGAAGTGATCGTCGAGCGGGAATATGTCGAGATCGTCCCTGTCCAGCCCGAGGTCATCTTCGTGCCCGTGTACGAGCCGGCTATTATTTTCTTCCAGCCGGCGGCCTTCATCACCTTCGGCGTGGGATTCCCCATCGGGGTTTGGCTGAACCGCGACTGCGACTGGCACAGGCACCGCGTTTTCTACCACGGCTGGCGCGGCGGCGGACATACCTGGATCGACCGCAGCCGCCCGCGCGTCAGGATCAACAACGTCTACGTCAACAATAATTTCAACACTATCCGCGTCAATCGCGACGTCGTCCGGCGCAACGTGAACGTCACGAACTTGAGCCGCTTCAACAGCGTCAACCGCGACGTCAGGTTCGATAACGTCGAGCGGCGCAACCGCGCCCGCGGCCGCGACGGCGATCCCGGCAACTTCAGGGCCGGCCGGCGCGACGCGGACAATCCGCGAAACGATAATTTGCGCGGCCGACCCGGCGTCGCGCCGCGTACCGGGCGGGAGGACCGCGATCGAGGCCAGGAAAATCGATCGAGCCAACCGCTCGACCGCGGGCAACAAGCGCGCGAGTCGCGGGAAGAAAACCGGGCCGAGGCGCGGGAGCAACGCGAGCGGGGAGGACGTCAGGGAAGTCCCGCGCAACAGACGCCGGACAACCGCTCGCTCCGGACGCCGCGGGATGAGCAGTCGCCCGACGGCAGAATAGACCGGTCGCAACGCGGCCGCGAGACGGCGGATCAAAACCGGGCCGAGGCGCGCGAGCGGCTGCGTCAGTCGCGGGAGCAACGCGAGCGGGGAGCGCGCCAGGAAAACCCGACGGATAACCGGAGCCTCCGCGGGCGGGAGCCTGCGCCGCAGGCCGAAGCGCCGCAAACCCGGCAGCGATTTCGCGACGAAAGACCGCCCCAAGATAACCCGGCTAATCGATCGTTTCGAGGACGGGAGATAACGCCCCTGCCCCGTGTCGATCGAGGCCAGCAGACGCGCGAGAACAGACAGCCTCCGGCGATTGCCCGGCCGCCGCGGCAACAAAATCCGGCTCCCGAGGTCGCGCGGCCGGCGCCGCAAGGATCGTCGCAAGGATCGTCGAAGGACGCCCGCGACATCGGCCGGGCGCCGCGCGGAACGCTCCGCGAGGACAGGAGCGTCGAGCAAAATACGGCGAGAGGTGAAAGGGGCGAGGCGAGAGAAAAAAGAAAAGCGATCGACAATCGCAATCGCAGTCAGGGCAGAGAGATCTGA